The Aggregatilinea lenta genome includes a region encoding these proteins:
- a CDS encoding hydantoinase/oxoprolinase family protein: MRNMIGVDVGGTFTDLTLVDIDAQAVYTHKVLSTPSDPSVAIMKGIAELLAREHVPYTLVDYLAHGTTVATNALIEKKGARTGLLVTEGFRDLLEIGRQVRPSLYDLQQEKPTPLVQGQYRKEVTERVYFDGQVRTELDESTVRQAVSELREAGVRSIAICFLFSYINPQHERAAAQIVRDMFPEAYVSVSHEVVPEFREFPRLSTTVLNAYLGPVMETYLTNFKNAVHAVGIEKSPYITQSNGGILSIEETIQTPVRTAVSGPSAGVVAAAHIGEMTGLDNLLTLDLGGTSADISLIYQGEPLISVERTIEGWPSRIPMLDIVTIGAGGGSIAWIDDGGALKVGPQSAGASPGPACYGFGGTQPTVTDANVVLGRMNPERILGGSMALDTGAASTAIETQLEARTGLSNVEAANGIIDVVNANMVRAMRLVSVERGYDPREFTLMAFGGAGPLHAVAVAQELGIPQVLIPPSPGTLCSLGLLVTDIRTYHVRSLPVAPTEASLPTVAALFDELTAEGQAVLDKEGVLPENRRLTRWIEARYQRQNYELSVPVEAGDLTAEKLPDLIERFHAEHARLYDYARPGAPIEFVNYRLAAVGILPKAPVPRWDRRAAGESLVPVGQRPVYFKEAGAYVPCDLYQRSQFCAGDTLAGPAVVEQMDSTILIPPAVSAAVDEFGNMLIHITEVG, from the coding sequence ATGCGCAACATGATTGGTGTCGATGTTGGCGGCACATTTACCGACCTGACGCTGGTCGATATCGACGCTCAGGCGGTCTATACGCACAAAGTCTTATCGACCCCTTCCGATCCCTCTGTGGCGATCATGAAGGGCATAGCCGAGCTTCTGGCGCGCGAGCACGTGCCCTACACCCTTGTAGACTACCTCGCTCACGGCACGACGGTGGCGACCAATGCGTTAATCGAAAAGAAAGGGGCCAGGACCGGGCTGCTCGTCACGGAGGGCTTTCGCGATCTGCTTGAAATTGGGCGGCAGGTGCGCCCCTCGCTCTACGACTTGCAGCAAGAGAAGCCCACGCCACTGGTGCAGGGCCAATATCGCAAAGAAGTCACCGAACGAGTGTACTTTGACGGGCAGGTTCGCACAGAGCTAGACGAAAGCACGGTCAGGCAGGCCGTCTCGGAGCTGCGTGAAGCGGGCGTCCGATCGATTGCGATCTGCTTCCTGTTTTCGTATATCAACCCCCAGCACGAACGTGCCGCCGCCCAAATCGTGCGCGACATGTTCCCCGAAGCGTATGTGTCGGTTTCGCACGAAGTCGTGCCCGAATTTCGCGAATTTCCACGCCTGAGCACGACCGTGCTCAACGCCTATCTCGGCCCGGTGATGGAAACGTACCTGACCAATTTTAAGAACGCCGTGCACGCGGTGGGCATCGAGAAAAGTCCGTACATCACGCAGTCCAACGGGGGCATCCTGTCGATCGAGGAAACCATCCAGACCCCGGTACGCACGGCGGTATCCGGGCCAAGCGCCGGGGTTGTCGCGGCGGCGCACATCGGCGAGATGACGGGCCTGGACAACCTGCTGACGCTCGACCTGGGCGGGACCAGCGCGGACATCAGCCTGATTTATCAGGGCGAGCCGCTGATCTCGGTCGAACGCACGATTGAGGGATGGCCCTCACGCATCCCGATGCTGGATATCGTCACCATCGGCGCGGGCGGCGGTTCGATTGCATGGATCGACGACGGCGGCGCGCTCAAGGTGGGGCCACAGAGCGCCGGGGCCAGCCCTGGCCCGGCCTGTTATGGCTTCGGCGGCACGCAGCCGACGGTCACCGACGCGAATGTCGTGCTGGGGCGCATGAATCCGGAGCGGATTCTGGGCGGCTCGATGGCGTTGGACACCGGCGCGGCGTCGACGGCAATTGAGACGCAGCTTGAGGCCCGCACCGGCCTGTCCAACGTCGAAGCGGCCAACGGCATCATCGACGTGGTGAACGCCAACATGGTCCGCGCCATGCGGCTCGTATCGGTGGAGCGCGGCTACGATCCGCGCGAGTTCACGCTGATGGCGTTCGGCGGCGCAGGCCCACTGCATGCCGTCGCAGTCGCCCAGGAGTTGGGCATTCCGCAGGTGCTGATCCCCCCATCGCCGGGGACACTGTGCTCGCTGGGCCTGCTGGTGACGGACATCCGTACCTATCATGTTCGCAGTCTGCCGGTCGCGCCTACCGAAGCATCACTGCCCACCGTCGCGGCCTTGTTCGACGAACTGACGGCGGAAGGACAGGCCGTGCTGGACAAGGAAGGCGTCCTGCCGGAAAACCGTCGCTTGACCAGGTGGATCGAGGCGCGCTACCAGCGCCAGAACTATGAGTTGTCGGTGCCGGTCGAAGCGGGTGACCTGACCGCCGAGAAGCTGCCGGACCTGATCGAGCGCTTCCACGCGGAACACGCACGACTGTACGATTATGCGCGCCCCGGCGCGCCGATTGAATTCGTCAACTACCGTCTGGCGGCAGTTGGCATCCTGCCCAAGGCCCCGGTGCCGCGTTGGGACCGGCGCGCAGCAGGTGAGAGTTTGGTTCCGGTGGGGCAGCGCCCGGTCTACTTCAAAGAAGCCGGAGCTTACGTCCCGTGCGATCTGTACCAGCGCAGCCAGTTTTGCGCCGGGGATACGCTCGCCGGTCCGGCAGTCGTCGAGCAAATGGACAGCACGATATTGATTCCCCCGGCGGTCAGCGCAGCAGTGGATGAATTCGGCAACATGCTCATTCATATCACGGAGGTTGGATGA
- a CDS encoding PfkB family carbohydrate kinase: MHIAAVGDNCVDIYTHLNRTFPGGGPVNFAVQVRRQGIPAAYVGVIGDDLHGDWMAGALVSEGIDTRFLMRLPGTTARAWVKVEDHERIFLRSDHGVREQLVITPEIDAYLAGAGLIHTTLDGCVDAHVPGWHAAGRCISYDFSHRATPAQLALLPHIEVAFFSGQFFDVEAAREQIERLHNEGARVIVMTLGARGSLAFDGKQSFFQRAIEAKAVDTLGAGDAFQAAFMVAYLRGEDIARALEVGAVGAAQACGSLGGFGHGHASI; the protein is encoded by the coding sequence ATGCACATCGCGGCGGTTGGCGACAACTGTGTTGACATTTATACCCACCTGAACCGGACGTTTCCGGGAGGTGGACCGGTCAATTTTGCCGTACAGGTGCGTCGCCAGGGCATCCCGGCAGCGTATGTAGGCGTGATCGGCGACGATCTTCACGGCGACTGGATGGCCGGGGCGCTAGTATCAGAAGGCATCGATACCCGGTTCCTTATGCGGCTGCCCGGCACAACGGCGCGCGCCTGGGTGAAGGTTGAGGACCATGAGCGCATCTTTCTGCGCAGCGACCACGGCGTACGCGAGCAGCTCGTGATCACGCCGGAAATCGACGCTTACCTGGCCGGAGCCGGCCTGATCCATACGACGCTTGACGGCTGCGTTGACGCCCATGTGCCAGGTTGGCACGCTGCCGGGCGGTGCATCTCCTACGACTTCAGCCACCGCGCGACGCCCGCGCAGCTCGCGCTGCTGCCGCATATCGAGGTCGCGTTTTTCTCAGGGCAGTTCTTCGATGTCGAAGCAGCGCGCGAGCAGATCGAGCGGCTGCATAATGAGGGCGCGCGCGTCATCGTGATGACGCTCGGCGCACGGGGCAGTCTGGCCTTCGACGGTAAGCAGAGCTTCTTTCAGCGTGCGATCGAGGCGAAAGCAGTGGACACGCTGGGCGCCGGGGATGCGTTCCAGGCCGCGTTTATGGTGGCCTATCTGCGCGGCGAAGATATCGCCCGCGCGCTTGAAGTGGGGGCCGTTGGTGCTGCACAGGCCTGCGGCAGCCTCGGTGGGTTCGGACACGGTCACGCTTCGATTTGA
- a CDS encoding SIS domain-containing protein, with protein MAEQVQPTTQPLNYMEGTIVRDAMADILTRQSEHISELVARWLGGGLEHLYLVGCGGSYATTLPPKWLLDRYSTLAVDRFSGYEFVTRAPARLNANAAVVLGSHSGRTEEILTAADLATERGAFTVGLTKPDTLLTRHTTDALTYDSPATNLSKLLLSYLIAIEILIQRGEMPDEAGVRAALHDLPDALHAVRAETEQVGRDLAAEYRDASQFYVVSTGPLMGLAYQFTVCNLLEMQWLDAASINASEFQHGPLEIVRPGLPMIFLLGTDESRPVTERALAFSQRYGARTIVLDLKSMPNIHPWFAPFGLHLPLQWLNWYLGIEHDHPVSTRRYMGKVAY; from the coding sequence ATGGCTGAACAGGTACAGCCGACCACCCAACCACTCAACTACATGGAAGGCACTATCGTGCGTGACGCGATGGCCGACATCCTCACGCGCCAAAGCGAGCACATCTCCGAGTTGGTAGCGCGCTGGTTGGGTGGCGGTTTGGAACACCTTTATCTGGTGGGTTGCGGCGGATCGTATGCAACCACCCTGCCGCCCAAGTGGCTCCTGGATCGCTATTCTACCCTGGCGGTTGATCGCTTCTCCGGGTACGAGTTCGTGACCCGCGCGCCCGCGCGGCTGAACGCCAACGCCGCAGTCGTCCTCGGATCGCATTCGGGCAGGACAGAGGAAATTCTGACGGCAGCCGATCTCGCGACGGAGCGCGGCGCGTTCACCGTAGGGCTGACGAAGCCAGATACACTCCTCACCCGGCACACGACGGACGCGCTGACTTACGACTCTCCGGCGACGAATCTCTCCAAGCTGCTGCTCAGCTATTTGATCGCGATAGAGATCCTGATCCAGCGCGGCGAAATGCCCGATGAGGCGGGCGTGCGCGCGGCGCTGCATGACTTGCCGGACGCACTGCACGCCGTTCGCGCAGAGACGGAACAAGTCGGGCGCGACCTGGCTGCCGAGTATCGTGACGCGTCACAGTTTTACGTGGTCAGCACCGGTCCGCTGATGGGGCTGGCGTACCAGTTCACGGTGTGCAACCTGCTCGAAATGCAGTGGCTCGACGCGGCGTCGATCAACGCGTCCGAGTTCCAGCACGGTCCGCTGGAGATCGTGCGTCCCGGCCTGCCCATGATCTTCCTGCTTGGCACGGACGAGTCGCGTCCCGTGACGGAGCGCGCGTTGGCCTTTTCGCAGCGCTACGGCGCGCGTACGATTGTGTTGGACCTCAAGAGCATGCCCAACATCCATCCCTGGTTCGCGCCATTTGGCCTGCACCTGCCCTTGCAGTGGTTAAACTGGTATCTGGGCATCGAGCACGACCATCCCGTTTCGACGCGGCGTTATATGGGGAAGGTAGCGTACTGA
- a CDS encoding ABC transporter permease: MHKFIAKRLVFAVFQLFLVGTGVFALLHLLPGDPVMIVLGSEQSTPDPKVVAAVRERLGLNDPLPVQYAHWVKGLVQGDLGTSLADDSSVSDKIASRLPRTIQLVTAGIILAVLVGLPLGIISALTWNSIWDRLLSLVGAAGISLPVYVVGMLLVLLMGIELHWLPVAGYTAPSEDLKGFFEKLALPAVTLALSPAAIITRMTRSSMLEARSQDYIRTARAKGLRERIVVTRHMLRNALIPIVTVIGLQMGTLIGGAVLVEYIFNWPGLSTLLVTSIGRRDYPMVQGVVLVSASLFILINLVMDLLYGILDPRIRVS; encoded by the coding sequence TTGCACAAGTTCATTGCTAAGCGCCTGGTCTTTGCCGTTTTTCAACTCTTCCTGGTTGGAACAGGTGTGTTTGCATTGCTGCATCTGCTGCCCGGCGACCCGGTGATGATCGTGCTCGGCTCGGAACAGTCTACGCCGGACCCCAAAGTGGTGGCGGCTGTGCGTGAGCGCTTGGGACTGAACGACCCCCTACCGGTCCAATATGCGCATTGGGTGAAAGGGTTGGTGCAGGGGGATCTGGGTACATCGCTGGCTGACGATAGCTCGGTGTCCGACAAGATCGCCAGCCGTTTGCCGCGCACGATCCAGCTTGTCACGGCAGGCATCATCCTGGCGGTGCTGGTGGGGCTGCCGCTCGGCATCATCTCCGCCCTGACGTGGAATTCCATTTGGGACCGGCTGCTGTCCTTAGTGGGGGCTGCCGGAATATCACTGCCGGTTTACGTCGTGGGTATGCTGCTCGTGCTACTGATGGGGATCGAGCTGCACTGGCTGCCGGTTGCTGGTTACACCGCCCCCTCTGAAGACCTGAAGGGCTTCTTCGAGAAGCTAGCTCTGCCCGCCGTGACGCTTGCGCTCAGCCCGGCGGCGATCATCACGCGTATGACGCGTTCGTCCATGCTTGAGGCCCGCAGCCAGGATTATATCCGTACCGCGCGCGCTAAGGGCCTGCGCGAACGGATCGTGGTTACCCGGCACATGCTGCGCAATGCCTTGATCCCCATCGTGACGGTGATCGGCCTGCAAATGGGCACCCTGATCGGCGGCGCGGTGCTGGTTGAATACATCTTCAACTGGCCCGGCCTGTCGACTTTGCTGGTCACCTCGATTGGGCGGCGGGATTACCCGATGGTTCAGGGCGTCGTGCTCGTATCGGCCAGCCTGTTCATTTTGATTAATCTGGTCATGGACCTTCTGTACGGCATTCTTGACCCACGCATTCGCGTGTCGTGA
- a CDS encoding ABC transporter permease — protein sequence MSPHKVRLLWLIASGVVVLTIIILALLAPVLAPHDPLEINYQEVLKPSSSHYLLGTDEFGRDIFSRLLYGARPSLEVAGVATVVALVFGSITGVTAGYFGGWVEQVLMRLVDTLLCFPPILLAMVIVGFMGGGVTNLIVVIGILYSTSFARLAYSATLQVKEMEYMTAARAIGASSVRIIGQYVFPNILTVLIVQASLTVAASILLESGLSFLGLGVVPPTASWGLMIGAARGYMYQAPTYVLWPSLVIAVTVLAVNTFGDALRDVLDPRLKQ from the coding sequence TTGTCACCGCACAAAGTCAGGCTGCTGTGGTTAATTGCAAGCGGAGTGGTGGTGCTGACGATCATCATTCTGGCGCTGCTCGCCCCGGTGCTGGCTCCCCACGATCCGCTGGAAATTAACTATCAGGAAGTGTTGAAGCCGTCTTCGTCACACTATCTCCTGGGCACCGATGAATTCGGGCGCGACATCTTCAGCCGTTTGCTTTATGGCGCGCGTCCCTCGTTGGAGGTGGCGGGCGTCGCAACCGTGGTGGCCCTCGTGTTCGGCTCCATCACGGGCGTGACGGCGGGTTATTTCGGCGGTTGGGTCGAGCAGGTGCTCATGCGCCTGGTGGATACGCTTCTGTGCTTCCCGCCCATCCTGCTGGCGATGGTCATCGTGGGCTTCATGGGCGGTGGAGTGACTAACCTGATTGTCGTGATCGGCATTCTCTATTCCACGTCGTTCGCACGGCTGGCCTATTCAGCCACACTGCAGGTCAAAGAGATGGAATATATGACGGCGGCGCGTGCTATCGGCGCATCGTCGGTGCGCATCATCGGCCAATACGTTTTCCCGAACATCCTCACCGTGCTGATCGTGCAGGCCAGCCTGACCGTGGCCGCATCCATTCTGCTGGAGTCGGGATTGAGCTTCCTGGGGCTGGGCGTCGTCCCGCCGACGGCCTCGTGGGGGCTGATGATCGGCGCCGCGCGCGGGTACATGTATCAGGCGCCGACTTACGTGCTCTGGCCTTCGCTTGTGATCGCGGTCACGGTGCTGGCGGTAAATACGTTCGGGGACGCACTGCGTGACGTGCTGGACCCGCGCCTCAAACAATGA
- a CDS encoding ABC transporter substrate-binding protein: MFRKLVQSALSLTLLAILIAGVALPSASAQDGSRIVMAISGEPPNLDPHINAGTPARTVRLVVYRGLFNYDKEGVASPELAESYTISEDGLTYTFVLRDAQFHNGDPVTAEDVKYSFERILNPETGATFFTQMSVIDGVTAIDEKTVEVKLSKVTAPFIDYLALPESAIVSKSWAEEHDGDLSGNPMGAGPYMFKEYVEGQRIVVEKFDNFYKEGLPVTDEIVFEFYPDETTRVNALLSGDVDLISYVPWKDIPMLQADDNLQILGGTGPFMGLIFNTNFEPFADARVREAVAYAIDRYAVINTALSGQGQPIYGMAVPQNSIAYDPQFDSYFEYDPDKAKELLAEAGYADGFSARLLSTSQYGMHEQTAVAVQAELAKIGIDLELDLPDWATRIEQNLAGDYDLLVVGTAGDVADPDYLSDYYQSGDIRLNNAPGYANARVDELLELGRTTIDPEERKAIYGELQEIVLEDSPLVFLAWRDQSYAAVKDLQGFANLPGFLSFQSGITLEEAYLAG; encoded by the coding sequence ATGTTCAGAAAGCTCGTCCAGTCCGCACTCAGCCTCACTCTTCTTGCGATCTTGATTGCGGGCGTGGCACTCCCCAGTGCGTCCGCACAAGACGGGTCCCGGATCGTCATGGCTATTTCCGGCGAGCCGCCGAATCTTGATCCGCACATCAATGCTGGAACCCCAGCCCGCACCGTCCGTCTGGTGGTCTACCGGGGCCTGTTCAACTACGACAAAGAGGGTGTTGCCTCCCCGGAACTGGCCGAATCCTATACGATTTCGGAAGATGGTCTCACTTACACCTTCGTGCTACGCGATGCGCAGTTCCACAACGGCGATCCGGTGACTGCCGAGGACGTGAAGTATTCGTTCGAGCGGATTCTCAACCCTGAAACCGGCGCGACGTTCTTCACCCAGATGTCGGTCATCGACGGCGTTACCGCCATCGACGAGAAGACCGTGGAAGTCAAGCTGAGCAAGGTCACTGCGCCGTTCATTGACTACCTCGCTCTGCCCGAGTCCGCGATCGTATCGAAGTCCTGGGCCGAAGAACACGACGGCGACCTGAGCGGCAACCCGATGGGCGCCGGGCCGTACATGTTCAAGGAATACGTCGAGGGACAGCGGATCGTCGTCGAGAAGTTCGACAACTTCTACAAAGAGGGTCTGCCCGTTACGGACGAGATCGTCTTCGAGTTCTATCCCGACGAAACGACGCGCGTGAACGCGCTGCTCAGCGGGGATGTGGACCTGATCTCCTACGTGCCGTGGAAAGATATCCCGATGCTCCAGGCGGACGACAACCTCCAGATCCTGGGCGGTACGGGTCCATTCATGGGGCTGATCTTCAACACCAACTTCGAGCCGTTCGCGGATGCACGCGTCCGCGAGGCGGTTGCTTACGCTATCGACCGCTACGCCGTGATCAATACGGCTCTTTCCGGCCAGGGTCAGCCTATCTACGGCATGGCTGTGCCGCAGAATTCGATTGCATATGACCCGCAGTTTGACAGCTACTTCGAATATGATCCTGACAAGGCGAAGGAATTGCTGGCCGAGGCAGGCTATGCGGACGGATTCAGTGCGCGTCTGCTCTCGACGTCGCAGTACGGTATGCACGAGCAGACGGCAGTCGCGGTGCAGGCCGAGCTGGCCAAGATTGGCATCGATCTGGAACTGGACCTGCCCGACTGGGCCACGCGCATCGAACAGAACCTGGCCGGTGACTACGACTTACTCGTCGTCGGCACGGCGGGCGATGTGGCGGACCCGGATTACCTGAGCGACTACTACCAGAGCGGTGACATCCGCCTCAATAACGCGCCCGGTTATGCGAACGCGCGCGTGGACGAACTGCTCGAGCTGGGCCGGACCACCATCGACCCTGAAGAACGTAAGGCGATCTACGGCGAACTGCAAGAAATCGTGCTGGAAGACTCGCCGCTGGTGTTCCTGGCGTGGCGCGACCAAAGCTACGCGGCTGTCAAGGACCTCCAGGGGTTCGCGAATCTGCCAGGTTTCCTGTCGTTCCAGTCCGGCATCACACTCGAAGAAGCATATCTGGCGGGCTGA
- a CDS encoding LacI family DNA-binding transcriptional regulator — protein MSRFPKRATMADVAQYAGVTKTTVSRVLNNKGELSPETREKVLNAVQQLGYRRSRIARSLATDQTFLLGLIVPSISYEFFTDIARGAENAAWENDYKILLCTTEGDWDREEGMFLFLEDIQADGIVVCAPRLPEERLVPLVEQFQNVVVVNGQGIGWHELAGAIETDDAGGMKLAVNHLISTGRRHLTYLGGPPDARVSTERYHGFVNALQAAGYTPNPAWHTACHPATLQEGYASVMRLKSVLSEIDGMVCFNDLVAAGALRACLELGVRVPDDIAITGCDDIQVATLVQPSLTTLQTPKEEIGMLAVNMLLERISGQRQHEDVVLQQQLIIRESAP, from the coding sequence ATGTCTCGATTTCCCAAACGCGCAACAATGGCAGATGTCGCCCAATACGCGGGCGTGACCAAAACGACGGTTTCTCGCGTCTTGAACAATAAGGGTGAACTCAGCCCTGAGACGCGCGAAAAAGTCCTCAACGCGGTTCAGCAGCTCGGTTACCGGCGCAGCCGGATAGCGCGCAGCCTCGCGACTGACCAGACCTTTCTTCTGGGCCTTATTGTCCCCAGCATTTCCTACGAGTTCTTCACCGACATTGCGCGCGGCGCAGAAAATGCCGCCTGGGAGAACGACTACAAGATCCTGCTCTGCACGACCGAGGGCGACTGGGATCGGGAAGAGGGTATGTTCCTCTTTTTGGAAGATATTCAGGCCGATGGCATTGTGGTCTGCGCCCCTCGTCTGCCGGAAGAGCGACTCGTCCCATTGGTCGAGCAGTTTCAGAATGTGGTGGTCGTCAATGGTCAGGGTATTGGGTGGCACGAACTGGCAGGCGCCATCGAAACCGACGATGCCGGGGGGATGAAGCTGGCGGTCAACCATTTGATCTCGACCGGACGCCGCCACCTGACCTATTTGGGCGGTCCCCCAGATGCGCGCGTCAGCACCGAGCGCTATCACGGGTTTGTGAACGCGCTTCAAGCGGCGGGGTACACCCCGAATCCCGCCTGGCATACCGCCTGCCATCCGGCCACCCTGCAGGAGGGCTATGCCTCCGTCATGCGGTTGAAGAGCGTGCTTTCCGAGATCGACGGCATGGTGTGCTTCAACGATCTCGTGGCCGCGGGCGCTCTGCGGGCTTGCCTCGAATTGGGCGTGCGTGTGCCGGACGACATCGCGATCACCGGCTGTGATGACATTCAAGTTGCCACGCTCGTCCAGCCCAGTCTGACCACCCTACAAACACCCAAAGAAGAGATTGGCATGCTGGCGGTCAATATGCTCCTTGAGCGTATCAGCGGCCAGCGTCAACACGAGGATGTCGTTCTTCAACAGCAGTTGATCATTCGGGAGAGTGCGCCCTAG
- a CDS encoding ABC transporter substrate-binding protein, which translates to MNKWLNRRTANVCVALLVILAVSGGFISNRASAQDEITLTMSAWDVATTPYWQAVIDAYEAEHPNVTVELIDVPSADYQDTMNIRLSGGDDTDIITVKDIPGYSAMLTRGQIVPLNDLIEASGVDLSAYSGAAEELTYEGSIYALPFRSDIWILYYNKTIFDAAGLDYPTNDMTWGEFGALARELTSGSGADKIYGAHFHVWRSAVQLGTVQDGLNTIISDDYSFMAPMYDMVTAMQKDGIIMDYGELRAGNIHYSGPFENGQVAMLPMGSWFIGTLVAAQADGVFDFDWGVASYPHPEGVAAGTTAGTLTSLAINEESDNKDAAWDFVQFYTGEEGAKVLAGTGNLPALRTPEILEIFASKDGVPVEATDALQTTTVRLELPMHPNVGEVEQILNEEHELIMTDSLSVEEGLEETTSRISEVLQ; encoded by the coding sequence ATGAATAAGTGGCTAAACCGGCGAACCGCGAATGTCTGTGTGGCGCTGCTCGTCATACTCGCTGTCAGTGGCGGCTTCATTTCCAACCGGGCATCGGCTCAGGACGAGATTACGCTCACCATGTCGGCCTGGGATGTCGCCACGACGCCCTACTGGCAGGCCGTGATTGATGCATATGAAGCCGAACACCCGAACGTGACGGTCGAGCTTATCGACGTGCCGTCCGCCGATTATCAGGACACCATGAATATCCGCCTGTCGGGTGGTGATGACACGGACATCATTACCGTCAAGGACATCCCCGGCTATTCGGCCATGCTGACGCGCGGCCAGATCGTTCCCCTGAACGACCTTATCGAAGCCAGCGGTGTCGATCTGAGCGCCTACAGCGGGGCCGCCGAAGAACTGACGTACGAGGGATCGATCTATGCGCTGCCGTTCCGCAGCGACATCTGGATCCTGTACTACAACAAGACGATCTTTGACGCCGCCGGGCTTGACTACCCCACGAATGACATGACCTGGGGCGAGTTCGGTGCCCTGGCCCGCGAACTGACGAGCGGCAGCGGTGCGGACAAGATCTACGGCGCGCACTTCCACGTATGGCGCTCGGCGGTTCAGTTGGGCACCGTCCAGGATGGCCTGAATACCATCATCTCCGATGACTACAGTTTCATGGCTCCCATGTACGACATGGTGACGGCGATGCAAAAAGACGGCATCATCATGGACTATGGCGAATTGAGAGCCGGAAACATCCACTATTCTGGCCCGTTCGAAAACGGCCAGGTTGCGATGCTCCCTATGGGCTCCTGGTTCATCGGGACCCTGGTCGCGGCGCAAGCTGATGGCGTGTTCGACTTCGACTGGGGCGTGGCCTCCTACCCCCATCCTGAAGGCGTGGCCGCTGGTACGACCGCCGGTACGCTGACCTCGCTGGCGATCAATGAAGAGTCGGATAACAAGGACGCCGCCTGGGACTTTGTTCAGTTCTACACGGGCGAAGAGGGCGCTAAGGTTCTGGCCGGTACGGGCAACCTGCCTGCGCTTCGCACGCCCGAAATTCTGGAAATCTTCGCGTCGAAAGATGGCGTGCCCGTCGAAGCAACGGATGCGTTGCAGACCACGACCGTCCGTCTCGAACTCCCCATGCACCCGAATGTGGGCGAGGTCGAGCAGATCTTGAACGAAGAGCACGAGTTGATTATGACCGACTCCCTGTCCGTTGAGGAGGGCCTCGAAGAGACAACCAGCCGCATCAGCGAGGTGTTGCAGTAG
- a CDS encoding carbohydrate ABC transporter permease: protein MKLGVKAAHPNTPSKRRKELRKNLIAYSFILPNLLGFAIFTLVPMVFSLGLALTSWDGANQVSWVGLQNFKDLLDDSTFRISLENTLWYVGGTVPLTMVCALGLAVLLNQPIRGRNLFRTIYFFPYVASLVAVAVVWNMLFFPSAGPVNEFLRALGVANPPRWSASVDWAMPTVIMASIWRNMGYYMIIYLAALQGIPSILYEAAAIDGANAWQKFRYVTVPMLTPATFFISIMLTITSFKVFDLILVMTNGGPGRATNVLVMHTYNTAFRQFKFGYSSAIAMVLFALVMIITIVQFTMERRWVEYSQL from the coding sequence ATGAAACTAGGCGTCAAGGCAGCCCATCCCAACACTCCCAGCAAAAGGAGAAAAGAGCTTAGAAAAAATCTGATTGCTTACTCCTTCATTCTTCCTAACCTGCTCGGCTTCGCAATATTTACGCTGGTCCCCATGGTGTTCTCACTCGGGCTGGCCCTGACGAGCTGGGACGGGGCGAATCAAGTGAGCTGGGTGGGCCTGCAGAACTTCAAAGACCTGTTGGATGACAGCACCTTCAGAATTTCCCTGGAAAACACGCTCTGGTATGTGGGCGGCACGGTACCCTTGACGATGGTTTGCGCGCTGGGGCTGGCGGTGCTGCTCAACCAACCTATACGCGGCAGAAATTTGTTCCGTACCATCTACTTCTTCCCCTACGTCGCCTCTTTGGTCGCGGTCGCCGTGGTGTGGAATATGCTGTTCTTTCCCTCGGCAGGCCCGGTGAACGAGTTCCTCCGGGCGTTGGGCGTGGCGAATCCGCCTCGCTGGTCCGCGTCGGTGGATTGGGCGATGCCCACGGTTATTATGGCGAGCATCTGGCGCAACATGGGCTACTACATGATCATCTATCTCGCGGCGCTCCAGGGGATTCCATCGATCCTCTATGAAGCGGCGGCGATCGATGGCGCGAACGCATGGCAAAAATTCCGTTACGTCACCGTGCCCATGCTGACCCCGGCCACGTTCTTCATCAGCATTATGCTCACGATTACGTCCTTCAAAGTCTTCGACCTGATCCTGGTCATGACCAACGGCGGGCCGGGACGCGCGACAAACGTGCTGGTGATGCACACCTATAACACGGCATTCCGGCAGTTCAAGTTTGGCTATTCCAGTGCCATCGCGATGGTGCTGTTTGCTCTGGTGATGATCATCACCATCGTCCAGTTCACCATGGAACGACGGTGGGTTGAATACTCACAACTATAG